In Collimonas arenae, a single genomic region encodes these proteins:
- the gloA2 gene encoding SMU1112c/YaeR family gloxylase I-like metalloprotein, whose amino-acid sequence MHISGIHHVAIIASDYPRSKRFYTELLGLAIVAETYREQRDSYKLDLCTPDGVQIELFSFPSPPPRVSRPEACGLRHLAFRVPDVDAAAKELRSHEITVEDIRTDEFTGKRFTFFADPDGLPLELYEK is encoded by the coding sequence ATGCACATTTCCGGCATCCATCACGTCGCCATCATCGCCTCCGATTACCCGCGCTCCAAACGGTTTTATACTGAATTGCTAGGCTTGGCCATCGTCGCCGAAACCTATCGCGAACAGCGCGATTCCTACAAACTCGACTTGTGCACGCCGGACGGGGTCCAGATCGAACTGTTCTCCTTCCCCTCGCCGCCGCCACGCGTCAGCCGGCCAGAAGCTTGCGGCTTGCGGCATCTGGCGTTCCGAGTGCCCGATGTTGACGCTGCGGCAAAAGAATTGCGCAGCCACGAGATTACAGTAGAAGACATCCGGACCGACGAATTTACCGGCAAGCGTTTTACGTTTTTTGCCGATCCCGACGGCTTGCCGCTGGAGCTTTATGAGAAATAG
- a CDS encoding autoinducer binding domain-containing protein, whose protein sequence is MHDWQEQQMQSLLSAKTAPILFNSLSGVVKQLGFDFCAYDMRLPWPVAQPKVVSLNNYPSSWRQRYNQELYEKVDPTVHHGRHSSLPMIWSDQNIASNRSFWEDARSHGLHAGWAQSRHDAKGICGLLNLSRSDDHVSRKELREISHRLSWLVDVAHEGLSSLLIEKHMPEADTQLTTREIEVLRWTADGKTSSEVSEIMHISDRTVNFHISNTLKKLNATNKTAAAIKAAMLGIL, encoded by the coding sequence ATGCATGATTGGCAAGAGCAACAAATGCAGTCGCTGTTGAGCGCAAAAACCGCGCCCATCCTTTTTAACTCGCTATCAGGAGTCGTCAAGCAACTGGGCTTCGATTTCTGTGCTTACGATATGCGTCTGCCCTGGCCCGTGGCCCAGCCCAAGGTGGTCAGTCTGAACAACTATCCGTCAAGCTGGCGACAGCGCTACAACCAAGAGCTGTATGAAAAGGTCGACCCTACCGTCCACCATGGCCGGCACTCCTCCTTGCCGATGATCTGGTCCGACCAGAACATTGCCAGCAACCGGTCATTCTGGGAAGACGCTCGTTCGCACGGCTTGCATGCAGGCTGGGCGCAATCCCGCCATGATGCCAAGGGAATTTGCGGCCTGCTCAACCTGTCGCGCTCGGACGACCATGTATCGCGCAAGGAGCTGCGTGAAATCTCGCACCGCCTGTCATGGCTGGTCGATGTTGCCCATGAAGGCCTGTCGTCGCTGCTGATCGAGAAACACATGCCGGAAGCCGACACCCAGCTGACTACGCGGGAAATTGAAGTACTGCGCTGGACGGCAGATGGCAAAACCTCGAGCGAGGTGAGCGAAATCATGCATATCTCTGATCGCACGGTGAATTTTCATATTTCGAACACCTTGAAAAAACTTAACGCGACCAACAAGACAGCAGCGGCCATCAAGGCCGCCATGCTCGGCATCCTATAG
- a CDS encoding low temperature requirement protein A, with the protein MGIWGKANLLRARDGHEAKVLSAELFFDLVYVFAVTQLSHHLLENLTPLGALQTLVLWFAVWLVWQYTCWVTNWFDPETLPIRLLLFAIMLVSLVMSAVLPDAFGERGMIFAVCYATMQIGRTLFVVLHLGRQHALSKNFQRMLGWLCISGCFWIAGGLSDGEYRLLFWIMAVACEYLSPMIGLWLPGMGRSMTQDWTIEGGHMAERCQLFVIVALGESILVTGATIGHMANWDMPTLIAFLVAFLGSLAMWWIYFDTSSQAGTEAIVTSSDPGRIGAYFHYTHVIIVAGVIITAVGNELAIAHPAGHIDTKSLAVLIGGPMVYLLGNGIYKTVVYRWFPFSHMIALAALAILIPFAYLTDQLMISGLTTVILIVAAIQESVSRRKGRHGVPSQMK; encoded by the coding sequence ATGGGCATCTGGGGCAAAGCCAATTTATTGCGAGCGCGCGACGGCCATGAAGCCAAGGTATTGTCGGCCGAACTGTTCTTTGACCTGGTGTATGTCTTTGCCGTCACGCAGCTATCCCATCACCTGCTGGAAAACCTCACTCCGCTAGGCGCCCTGCAAACCCTGGTGCTGTGGTTTGCCGTCTGGCTGGTCTGGCAATACACCTGCTGGGTGACCAACTGGTTCGATCCCGAGACGCTGCCAATCCGCTTGCTGCTGTTTGCCATCATGCTGGTCAGCCTGGTGATGTCGGCGGTATTGCCGGATGCCTTCGGCGAACGCGGTATGATTTTTGCGGTTTGCTACGCCACCATGCAAATCGGCCGCACGTTGTTTGTAGTACTGCACCTGGGCCGCCAGCATGCGCTCAGCAAGAACTTCCAGCGCATGCTGGGCTGGCTCTGCATTTCGGGATGCTTCTGGATTGCCGGCGGCTTGTCCGACGGCGAATACCGACTGCTGTTCTGGATCATGGCGGTGGCCTGCGAATACCTGTCGCCGATGATCGGCCTGTGGCTACCCGGCATGGGCCGCTCCATGACGCAAGACTGGACAATCGAAGGCGGCCACATGGCGGAACGCTGCCAGTTGTTCGTGATCGTGGCGCTGGGCGAATCGATCCTGGTCACCGGCGCCACCATTGGGCATATGGCCAATTGGGATATGCCAACCCTGATCGCCTTCCTGGTAGCCTTCCTCGGCAGCCTGGCGATGTGGTGGATCTACTTCGACACCAGCAGCCAAGCCGGCACCGAAGCCATCGTCACTTCCAGCGATCCGGGACGAATCGGCGCCTATTTCCACTACACCCACGTGATCATCGTCGCCGGCGTGATCATCACGGCTGTCGGCAACGAACTTGCAATCGCACATCCCGCCGGCCATATCGACACCAAGTCGCTGGCGGTGCTGATCGGCGGTCCCATGGTTTATCTGCTCGGCAATGGCATCTACAAGACAGTGGTCTATCGCTGGTTCCCGTTTTCCCACATGATCGCCCTGGCGGCGCTGGCGATCCTAATACCGTTCGCCTACCTTACCGACCAGCTGATGATTTCCGGCCTGACCACAGTGATCCTGATTGTTGCTGCGATTCAGGAAAGCGTCTCTCGCCGCAAAGGCCGTCACGGCGTCCCGTCTCAGATGAAATAA
- a CDS encoding chromate transporter has translation MSATLISLAAIFSQLSLLAFGGGNTILPEMQRQVVDIHHWMSAQDFSAMFALAQAAPGPNMMIVTLVGWHVAGWPGVLVTTLAKFGPSSLLTGVVLHLWQRFKDKPWRATVQAGLVPMTVGLVAASASLITEASIHTWGLTLIAGTCALITFKSKVHPLWVLAAGALLGLSGFGQ, from the coding sequence ATGAGCGCCACATTAATTTCTCTGGCAGCTATTTTCAGCCAACTATCATTGCTGGCTTTCGGCGGCGGCAATACCATCTTGCCGGAAATGCAAAGGCAGGTGGTCGATATCCACCATTGGATGTCGGCGCAAGATTTCAGCGCCATGTTCGCGCTGGCGCAAGCCGCACCGGGGCCGAACATGATGATAGTGACGCTGGTCGGCTGGCATGTGGCCGGCTGGCCTGGCGTGCTGGTCACCACACTGGCCAAATTCGGCCCCTCTTCATTGCTGACAGGGGTCGTGCTGCATCTGTGGCAGCGCTTCAAGGACAAGCCTTGGCGCGCCACTGTGCAAGCCGGGCTGGTGCCGATGACGGTCGGCCTGGTGGCGGCCAGCGCTTCGCTGATAACCGAAGCGTCAATCCACACATGGGGCCTGACGCTGATCGCCGGGACCTGTGCGCTGATCACGTTCAAAAGCAAAGTACATCCGCTGTGGGTGCTGGCAGCGGGAGCCTTGCTGGGTCTGAGCGGATTTGGTCAATAA
- the tauA gene encoding taurine ABC transporter substrate-binding protein — MTANILKRLPVLAVATVVAVLTGQAWAEPQEVNIAYQTVVEPAKVAQADGVYEKASGWKINWKKFDSGADVITAVASGDIQVGYVGSSPLAAAATRELPIETILVAAQIGQAEALVVRNGSGIATAQDLIGKKIAVPFVSTTHYSLLAALKHWGIPASKVQILNLRPQEIAAAWQRGDIDAAYVWDPALGKVKESGKVLTNSAEVAKWGAPTFDAWIVRKDFAQQHPDFVTAFVKVTGKAYADYRAHGAEWKAGSPQFEKISRLTAAKQSDIAELLAGSGFPTLTEQQQLLSGPTVKALAATSSFLQEQKKVERVLPDYQPYVNPAFAKQAALQ; from the coding sequence ATGACTGCCAATATTCTGAAACGCTTGCCAGTTCTGGCGGTTGCTACCGTCGTTGCCGTCTTAACCGGCCAAGCCTGGGCGGAGCCCCAGGAAGTGAATATCGCCTATCAAACAGTGGTTGAACCGGCTAAAGTCGCACAAGCCGATGGTGTCTATGAGAAGGCCAGCGGCTGGAAAATCAACTGGAAGAAATTCGATAGCGGCGCTGACGTGATCACCGCCGTAGCATCCGGCGATATCCAGGTCGGCTATGTCGGCAGCAGTCCGTTGGCGGCCGCAGCGACGCGTGAATTGCCGATTGAAACCATCCTGGTTGCGGCCCAGATCGGCCAGGCCGAAGCATTGGTGGTGCGCAATGGCAGCGGCATCGCCACCGCGCAGGACCTGATCGGTAAAAAGATTGCGGTGCCATTCGTGTCGACTACGCACTACAGTCTGCTGGCGGCGCTCAAACACTGGGGCATTCCGGCTTCCAAGGTGCAAATCCTGAACCTGCGGCCACAGGAAATCGCCGCCGCATGGCAGCGTGGCGATATCGACGCCGCCTATGTATGGGACCCGGCGCTCGGCAAGGTCAAGGAGAGCGGCAAAGTTCTGACAAATTCGGCCGAAGTCGCAAAATGGGGCGCGCCGACCTTCGATGCATGGATCGTTCGCAAGGACTTTGCACAGCAGCATCCTGATTTCGTGACTGCATTCGTCAAAGTGACCGGTAAAGCCTATGCCGACTATCGCGCCCATGGTGCAGAGTGGAAAGCCGGCTCTCCGCAATTTGAAAAAATATCACGCCTGACCGCCGCCAAGCAGAGCGATATCGCCGAACTGCTGGCTGGCAGCGGTTTTCCGACGCTAACCGAGCAGCAACAACTGCTCAGCGGTCCCACAGTCAAGGCGCTGGCCGCCACTTCCAGCTTTCTGCAAGAGCAGAAAAAAGTCGAACGTGTGCTGCCGGACTACCAGCCCTATGTGAACCCGGCGTTCGCCAAACAGGCTGCGTTGCAATAA
- a CDS encoding SDR family oxidoreductase yields the protein MSGIKDKVVIITGASSGIGEATARVLAANGARVVLGARRTDRLETLAASIRATGGTAIYQALDVTRRSQLEDIVALAKSRFGQVDVIVNNAGVMPLSMLDQLKVDEWDRMVDVNIKGVLYGIAACLPVMQAQGNGQIINLASTGGHRVSPSAAVYCATKFAVRAISEGLRQEVDNIRVTIISPGVTESELADSISDPDAKLRMEIFRKVAISAEAVARTVLFAIEQPEDVDISEILVRPTASPN from the coding sequence ATGTCTGGAATCAAAGATAAAGTTGTCATCATCACCGGCGCCAGCAGCGGTATCGGCGAGGCCACAGCCCGCGTGCTGGCGGCAAACGGCGCCCGCGTGGTGCTGGGTGCGCGCCGCACCGACCGCCTGGAAACATTGGCGGCGTCAATCCGTGCTACCGGCGGCACGGCGATTTACCAGGCCTTGGATGTCACCCGACGCAGCCAGCTGGAGGATATCGTGGCGCTGGCCAAAAGCCGTTTCGGCCAGGTTGACGTGATTGTCAATAATGCCGGCGTCATGCCGCTGTCGATGCTAGACCAGCTCAAAGTCGATGAATGGGACCGCATGGTGGATGTCAACATCAAGGGCGTGCTATACGGAATTGCCGCCTGCCTGCCGGTGATGCAGGCCCAAGGCAATGGCCAGATTATCAACCTGGCGTCGACCGGCGGTCATCGCGTATCGCCCAGCGCTGCGGTGTATTGCGCGACCAAATTTGCGGTGCGGGCGATCTCGGAAGGCTTGCGCCAGGAAGTCGACAATATCCGTGTGACCATCATTTCACCCGGCGTGACAGAATCGGAGCTGGCGGACAGCATTAGCGATCCCGATGCCAAGCTAAGGATGGAAATTTTCCGCAAGGTAGCGATTTCCGCCGAGGCTGTCGCACGCACAGTGTTGTTTGCCATCGAACAGCCTGAGGACGTGGATATCAGCGAGATTCTGGTCCGTCCGACCGCCAGCCCGAACTAA
- a CDS encoding acyl-homoserine-lactone synthase codes for MKVITGSASELPNDLFSKVCSYRHKVFVETLGWNLDTKEGIELDQFDHAGTIYVVALDEDCEVIGCGRLLPTSQPYLLGEVFPQLLKGATPPCTPDIWELSRFAAMDFNKKSDTVLDQVSSSIAVKLLQAAIACAARLGAKRLVTVSPIGMERWLRRGGFVTQRMAPPMTIDGHALFACLIEVQKSPAPLFGEQPFFNHQTTLRKPEHSHWQTTRSAQPATSEA; via the coding sequence ATGAAAGTCATTACCGGGAGCGCTTCCGAGCTACCAAATGATCTATTTTCTAAGGTATGCAGTTATCGCCACAAAGTGTTCGTGGAAACCCTGGGTTGGAATCTGGATACGAAAGAAGGCATCGAACTGGACCAGTTTGATCATGCGGGCACCATCTATGTGGTGGCGCTTGACGAGGACTGCGAAGTAATAGGCTGCGGCCGCCTGCTGCCGACCAGCCAGCCGTATCTGCTAGGAGAAGTATTTCCGCAACTGCTGAAAGGCGCTACGCCGCCATGCACCCCCGACATCTGGGAATTATCGCGTTTCGCCGCCATGGATTTCAACAAGAAGAGCGATACGGTTCTCGACCAGGTATCGTCATCGATCGCCGTCAAGCTGCTGCAGGCCGCGATCGCCTGTGCTGCCCGGCTCGGCGCCAAGCGCCTGGTCACAGTCTCACCGATAGGCATGGAGCGCTGGTTGCGCAGAGGCGGCTTCGTTACGCAACGCATGGCGCCGCCGATGACGATAGACGGCCATGCCCTGTTTGCCTGCCTGATTGAAGTACAAAAAAGTCCCGCGCCCCTGTTCGGCGAACAGCCGTTTTTCAATCACCAGACAACCTTGCGCAAGCCGGAACATTCCCATTGGCAGACCACGCGCAGTGCACAACCAGCCACCTCGGAGGCTTGA
- the tauC gene encoding taurine ABC transporter permease TauC, with protein sequence MSELSVTLAPLELPHDPVAQLLAPYPAAWQARSGNGKLDPVVSKPKAGFVLSDRGITLLTVLGLLGLWWLVSELALVPPLFLPSPLGVLQKFEAVALDGFVDATLWQHAATSVARVFAALLLAILSAVPVGILIGLSRRARAVCDPLIEFYRPIPPLAYLPLIVIWFGIGELSKVLLIYLAIFAPLAIATLHGVRRVDKNRLRAAQTLGATRWQLIRFVILPSAVPDVLTGIRIGLGVGWSTLVAAELIAATRGLGFMIQSAAQFLVTDVVIMGILVIALIASLFEYGLRWLQRKYVPWEGRA encoded by the coding sequence ATGAGCGAGTTATCCGTTACCCTGGCCCCTCTGGAGTTGCCGCATGATCCGGTAGCGCAACTGCTGGCGCCGTATCCGGCCGCCTGGCAAGCCCGCAGCGGAAATGGCAAGCTTGACCCTGTCGTCAGCAAGCCCAAGGCAGGGTTTGTCCTGTCGGATCGCGGCATCACGCTGTTGACCGTGTTGGGTTTGCTGGGCTTGTGGTGGCTGGTCAGCGAGCTGGCGCTGGTGCCGCCGCTATTCTTGCCGTCGCCGTTGGGGGTATTGCAGAAATTCGAGGCGGTGGCGCTCGACGGATTTGTCGACGCCACCTTATGGCAGCACGCCGCGACCAGCGTCGCCCGGGTCTTTGCGGCGCTGTTGCTGGCGATTCTGAGTGCGGTACCGGTCGGTATCCTGATTGGATTGAGCCGTCGTGCGCGGGCGGTATGCGATCCGCTGATCGAGTTTTACCGGCCGATTCCGCCGCTGGCATACCTGCCGCTGATCGTGATCTGGTTTGGCATCGGCGAGCTGTCCAAAGTATTGTTGATCTACCTGGCGATCTTTGCGCCGCTGGCGATAGCGACTTTGCACGGTGTGCGCCGCGTCGATAAAAACCGCCTGCGGGCGGCGCAGACCCTGGGCGCCACACGCTGGCAACTGATTCGTTTCGTGATCTTGCCATCAGCCGTGCCCGATGTCTTGACCGGGATCCGGATCGGCCTGGGCGTCGGCTGGTCAACCCTGGTGGCGGCAGAGTTGATCGCCGCGACCCGCGGCCTGGGATTCATGATCCAGTCTGCGGCGCAATTCCTGGTGACCGATGTGGTCATCATGGGCATCCTGGTGATTGCCTTGATTGCATCGCTATTCGAGTATGGGCTGCGCTGGCTGCAGCGCAAATATGTGCCGTGGGAAGGGCGCGCGTAG
- a CDS encoding helix-turn-helix domain-containing protein — MKTLGELSSILRQAKDRLALSVVSMTRESGLTAVTIRGVLSGRSDPRLSTLMTIADQLGLEVMLLPKNMAASIAAKPPVEDEIQSLVAAALARQGSK; from the coding sequence ATGAAAACCCTCGGCGAGCTCTCCTCCATTCTGCGGCAGGCTAAAGACAGGCTAGCGCTGTCTGTGGTTAGCATGACCCGTGAAAGCGGCCTGACGGCCGTCACTATTCGCGGCGTTCTTTCGGGGAGAAGCGATCCCCGCCTCAGTACCTTGATGACCATTGCCGATCAGTTGGGGCTGGAGGTGATGCTGCTGCCAAAAAACATGGCTGCATCGATTGCCGCCAAACCGCCGGTTGAAGACGAGATCCAAAGCCTGGTCGCAGCCGCACTGGCGCGACAAGGGAGCAAGTAA
- a CDS encoding taurine ABC transporter ATP-binding protein, which yields MIRLQSVSVTYPTTARPVEVLRDLSLDLHDGRFTVVIGESGCGKTTLLNLIAGFLKPTSGSASIDNRPIAGPGAERGVVFQSDTLLPWQTVQENVAFGLRLAGQSPQQRQARAREYLALTGLQDYADAAIWELSGGMRQRVSLARALAVDPRFLLLDEPLGALDALTREQMQEHLLQVWKASGKGIFMITHSVEEALFLATDLVLLRARPGRVGSVRSLEFGARFVAGESARSIKSDPEFVGLREEILNQLLHPQADVVVEGALS from the coding sequence ATGATCCGTTTGCAATCGGTCAGCGTAACTTATCCGACAACCGCGCGGCCGGTGGAAGTGCTGCGTGATTTATCGCTTGATTTGCATGATGGCCGCTTCACTGTGGTGATCGGCGAATCCGGTTGCGGTAAAACCACGTTGCTTAATTTGATAGCAGGCTTTCTCAAGCCGACCTCCGGCAGCGCCAGCATCGACAACCGGCCGATTGCCGGTCCAGGCGCCGAGCGCGGCGTGGTATTCCAGAGCGATACTTTGCTGCCCTGGCAAACGGTACAGGAAAACGTTGCCTTCGGATTGCGCCTGGCCGGGCAGTCGCCGCAACAGCGCCAGGCCAGAGCACGTGAGTACCTGGCGCTAACCGGGCTGCAAGATTATGCCGATGCCGCCATCTGGGAGCTTTCCGGCGGTATGCGCCAGCGCGTCAGCCTGGCGCGCGCGTTGGCGGTTGATCCGCGTTTCCTGTTGCTGGATGAGCCGCTGGGCGCATTAGACGCATTGACCCGCGAGCAGATGCAAGAGCACCTGCTGCAGGTCTGGAAAGCCAGCGGCAAAGGTATTTTCATGATTACCCATAGCGTCGAAGAAGCCTTGTTTCTGGCGACTGATCTGGTCTTGCTGCGGGCGCGTCCGGGGCGGGTGGGGAGTGTGCGTAGCTTGGAATTCGGCGCGCGCTTTGTCGCTGGCGAATCGGCGCGCAGCATCAAGTCCGATCCGGAGTTTGTCGGCTTGCGCGAAGAAATCCTGAATCAGCTTCTGCATCCACAAGCCGACGTTGTAGTCGAAGGAGCATTGTCATGA
- a CDS encoding AraC family transcriptional regulator → MTESIAMQDTTRGQGQEVSQQQIELARLIAQYTATDGVHQTAIAPLNVVRLSQPTLPNHALHKPALCIIAQGQKRVLLADEVYLYNCAQYLVVSVDLPVMGHVTQATPELPYLCIRLDLDPRDIGEMIMAGELGIRKPEPPARGMFVSKANSSLLDAVLRMMRLLAEPQDIPVLAPLAMREILYRLLQDEQGGMLQQIAMNDSQAQQVVKAIELIKRDYRLPLRIESLAREANMSSSSLHHHFKAVTAMTPLQYQKQLRLQEARRLLFSEVGDAATAGHLVGYESPSQFSREYNRMFGAPPARDVARLRSVGQAQVSPA, encoded by the coding sequence ATGACCGAGTCAATAGCTATGCAGGACACCACACGTGGGCAGGGGCAGGAAGTCTCGCAGCAGCAGATCGAGCTTGCGCGGCTGATTGCGCAATACACCGCCACCGATGGCGTGCACCAGACGGCGATCGCCCCCCTCAATGTGGTGCGCTTGTCGCAGCCGACCTTGCCTAACCATGCCTTGCACAAGCCAGCCTTGTGTATCATTGCTCAAGGCCAGAAGCGCGTGCTGCTGGCAGATGAGGTGTATCTCTACAATTGCGCGCAATATCTGGTGGTGTCGGTCGATTTGCCGGTGATGGGACATGTGACGCAAGCTACGCCGGAGTTGCCTTACCTGTGCATACGGCTGGATCTGGATCCGCGAGATATCGGGGAAATGATCATGGCGGGAGAGCTGGGCATAAGGAAGCCTGAACCGCCGGCGCGTGGCATGTTCGTCAGCAAGGCCAATTCCAGCTTGCTGGATGCGGTGCTGCGCATGATGCGCCTGTTGGCCGAGCCGCAAGACATTCCCGTACTGGCGCCGCTGGCGATGCGAGAAATCTTGTATCGCTTGTTGCAGGACGAGCAGGGCGGCATGTTGCAGCAGATTGCGATGAACGACAGCCAGGCGCAGCAGGTGGTCAAGGCCATCGAACTGATCAAGCGTGACTACCGGCTGCCACTGCGTATCGAAAGCCTGGCGCGGGAGGCGAACATGAGTTCGTCCTCGCTGCACCATCATTTCAAGGCAGTCACGGCGATGACGCCTTTGCAATACCAGAAGCAATTGCGGTTGCAAGAGGCGCGTCGGCTGTTGTTCAGCGAGGTTGGCGACGCCGCCACTGCCGGCCATCTGGTCGGTTATGAAAGCCCGTCGCAGTTCAGCCGTGAATACAATCGTATGTTTGGCGCACCACCGGCGCGCGATGTAGCACGGTTACGCAGCGTCGGCCAGGCGCAAGTCAGTCCGGCGTAG
- the dbpA gene encoding ATP-dependent RNA helicase DbpA: MKTTSFNNLPLAPALLSNLDSLGYHEMTAIQAQSLPVILERRDLIAQAKTGSGKTAAFGIGILHKLNPSYFAIQALVLCPTRELADQVAKELRRLARFADNVKVLTLCGGTPMGPQIGSLEHGAHIIVGTPGRIRDHIGRGSINLGTVQTLVLDEADRMVDMGFYEEISGIVSACPARRQTLLFSATYPDDIRKASAEFLRDAVEVKVEAQHDEGRIEQRFYEVSYEGRNAAVAQLLNHYKPVSTIAFCNTKIHCRELADELRAQGFSALALYGELEQRERDEILVRFANQSCSVLVATDVAARGLDIQTLGAVINVDVSKDTEVHIHRIGRTGRGQDRGLALSLCAPNEKKWVKLIEDYQQGPVNWFDLTDLEPAYGEPLTAPMLTLCIMGGKKDKLRPGDLLGALTGDVGLSKEQVGKISVFEFVTYVALDRRIAKQAFSKLSNGNIKGKNFKMRFI; encoded by the coding sequence ATGAAAACCACTTCTTTCAACAATCTCCCGCTGGCGCCGGCGCTACTCAGCAACCTGGATAGCCTTGGCTACCATGAGATGACCGCGATCCAGGCGCAAAGCCTGCCGGTGATCCTGGAGCGGCGCGACCTGATCGCCCAGGCCAAGACCGGCAGCGGCAAGACTGCGGCTTTCGGCATCGGTATCTTGCATAAACTCAATCCCAGTTACTTCGCGATCCAGGCGCTGGTGCTGTGCCCGACGCGCGAGCTGGCCGACCAAGTCGCCAAAGAGCTGCGCAGGCTGGCGCGCTTTGCCGACAACGTCAAGGTCCTTACTTTGTGCGGCGGCACCCCGATGGGACCGCAGATCGGCTCGCTGGAACACGGCGCACACATCATCGTCGGCACCCCGGGCCGTATCCGTGACCATATCGGCCGCGGCAGCATTAACCTGGGCACGGTGCAAACGCTGGTGCTGGATGAAGCTGACCGCATGGTCGACATGGGCTTCTACGAAGAAATCTCCGGCATCGTCAGCGCCTGCCCGGCACGCCGCCAGACCCTGCTCTTTTCGGCAACGTATCCTGACGATATCCGCAAGGCCAGCGCTGAATTCCTGCGCGATGCGGTAGAAGTCAAAGTTGAAGCGCAGCATGATGAAGGCCGTATCGAGCAGCGCTTTTACGAAGTTTCCTACGAAGGCCGCAACGCCGCCGTGGCGCAACTGCTGAACCATTACAAGCCGGTCTCGACGATTGCCTTTTGCAACACCAAGATCCATTGCCGCGAGCTGGCCGATGAGTTGCGCGCGCAAGGTTTCAGCGCACTGGCGTTGTACGGCGAACTGGAACAACGTGAGCGCGACGAAATCCTGGTGCGTTTCGCCAACCAGAGCTGTTCGGTGCTGGTGGCGACCGACGTCGCTGCCCGCGGGCTGGATATCCAGACCTTGGGCGCAGTGATCAATGTCGACGTTTCCAAGGACACTGAGGTCCACATCCATCGCATCGGCCGTACCGGCCGTGGCCAGGATCGCGGCTTGGCGCTGAGCCTGTGTGCGCCGAATGAAAAGAAATGGGTCAAGCTGATCGAGGACTACCAGCAAGGACCTGTCAACTGGTTCGATCTGACTGACCTGGAGCCGGCCTACGGTGAGCCATTGACTGCACCGATGCTGACCTTGTGCATCATGGGCGGCAAAAAAGACAAGTTGCGCCCGGGCGATCTGCTTGGCGCCCTGACCGGGGACGTCGGCCTGAGCAAGGAGCAGGTAGGCAAAATCAGCGTCTTTGAGTTTGTCACCTATGTTGCACTGGATCGCCGCATTGCCAAACAGGCATTTTCCAAGTTAAGCAATGGTAATATCAAGGGCAAGAATTTCAAGATGCGCTTCATTTAA